From Trueperaceae bacterium:
CCATCGCGGCGAGCGCACCCGGACCCAAGCGCCCGACCATCAGGGTGTCGACGAAGCCGAGGCCGTTCTGCGCGAGCTGCGCCAGCACGAGCGGCCCCGCCAGGCGCAGCAACCCAAAGAACTCGCTCCTGCGCCACGCCGCCACCCGCTCAACATAACCGGCCGGCCCCCGCGGTACCATGACGGCCATGCGGATCCTCGTGGCGGTGGCGGCGGTTGCGGCGGTGCTCGTCGTGGCGGGGGCGGCCCTGTGGGCCCTCGGGGTCGGCCCGTTCGAGCGCGCGCCGAAGGAGCCGCCCCGCCCCAGCCTGTTCGACGCGGGCGTCGTGGCCGACCCCGCCGCGGTAAGCGCCGCCATCGCCGCCGGGGCCGACCTGCACGCGCGCGACGCGGATGGCTACACGGCGCTGATGGCGGCGGTGCGCGGCAACGCCCCCACCGCCACCCTCGACGCCCTCCTCGCCGCCGGTGCCGGCATCGACGACGTCACGGCCAACGGCTCCACCGCCCTGATGCTCGCCGCCGCGGCGGGCACGCCGGCGCAGGTCATCCACCTGCTCAACGCGGGCGCCGACCCGACCCGGGTCGACGTCGAGGGTCGCCACGCCGCCGAGCTGGCGCGTCAGAACGCGACCGTGCGCACCTCCGGGGTGTTCCCGCGCCTGGTGGAGGCGGCCGAGCGGCCGTTCCGAGCCGGTTGGCCGAGCGGCTACGTGGTGCCCGTTACGGGCGCCACCATCAGCTCGCGCCGGAGCCACCTGCCCGGTGCGCCCCGCGCTTACCGGAACGGCTACCACGAGGGCTTCGACTTCTACAACGGCACCGTCAGCGTCGACATCGGTTACGGCACGCCGATCCTGGCCGTCGCCGACGGCGTGGTGGTGCGCGCGGACCACGACTACGTCGAGAACGACCAGGCCGCCTACGACGCGCTCATCGCGGAGGCGTCGCGCGGCCTCGACACCCCGCCCGACGTCCTCGACCGCCTCCGTGGCCGGCAGGTGTGGGTCCGCCACGCGGGCGGCTTCGTGACCCGCTACGCTCACCTGGCGGCCGTGGCGGAGGGGGCCACGGTCGGCAGCGCTGTCCGGCAGGGCGACGTGATCGGCACCACGGGCAACTCGGGCACGATCGAGGCCGCGCAGGGCACCCACGACGACCCTCACCCGCACGTGGAGGTCTGGCGCCCCGACGGGACCTTCCTCGGTTCCGGCATGGAGCCCGAGGAGATCTGGGCGCTGGCGGCGCAGGTGTTCGGCACGGCCGCGCTGCCGCCCTACCACGACTGACCCACCGCCGGGTCACCAGGGCAGGTTGAAGCCCCCCATGCTCGAGTTGCGGTAGTACGCCTCGATCTCGGCCGGGATGGTGGAGACGTCGTCGACGACCTTGAACAGGTGCAGGTCGCCCTCCGAGATGGTGCCGGCGCGCTGGAGCGTGCCCTGGAGCCACTGCAGGAGCCCGCGCCAGAACTCGACCCCCACCAGGTAGACGGGGAACGGCTTGATCTTGTGCGTCTGGATGAGCGTGAGCGCCTCGAACAGCTCGTCGATGGTGCCGAAGCCGCCCGGGAAGACCACGAAGGCCGTGGAGTACTTGACGAGCATCACCTTGCGCACGAAGAAGTACTTGAACTTGAGGGTGTCCGTCTGGTACGGGTTTGGCGCCTGCTCGTGTGGGAGGTCGATGTTCAGCCCCATGCTGCGCCCCCCCTCGTCCATCGCTCCGCGGTTCGCGGCCTCCATGATGCCGGGCCCGCCGCCCGTGAGCATCGTGTAGCCGTCCTTGGCCAGGGCGCGTCCCAGGCTGCGCGCCTTGTCGTAGAGCTCGGTGTCGGGCTTGAGGCGCGCCGACCCGAACACCGTGACCGCCTTGCCGACGTCGGCCATCTCCTCGAACCCCTGGACGAACTCGCCGATGATGCGGAACATCCGCCAGGTGTCCTCCGCCAGGGCGTCGATGACGTACTGCTTCTCGAAGCCGTTCATGGCGCCAGCCTAACCAGTGAGCCGCTCGAGCAGGTCGAGCAGCGGCGCGAGGGTGGGCTCGAGCGCGTCCGGGTCCGCGGCGGCCAGCGTGGCGGCGTCGTGCGTGCCCCAGGTGACGGCGTAGGTCTTCAGGCCCGCCGCGCGGCCGGCCTGCAGATCGGCGACGGTGTCGCCGACCATCCAGGCGCCGGGGCGGCCGACGGCCGCTAGCCCGCGCAGGATCACGTCGGGCGCGGGCTTGGCCGGGAAGCCCTCCGTGCCCTGCACGTGGTCGAGGAGCGGCGCCAACCCCACCGCCGCGACGAGCTCCCGCGCCGAGTCCGGCCGCTTCGTCGTGGCGACCACGCGGGCGTAGCCGCGGCGGCCCAGTTCGGCGAGTAGCTGCGCCACCTCCGGGAACACCCGGGTGCGGTCGACGAGGTGCCTGGCGTAGCGGGCGCGGTACGCGGCGGCGAGCTCCGGCAGCCGCGCGGCGGGCGCGAACGGCGCGTACATCTCCCCGAGCGGACGGCCCACGAGGGCGCGAGCCGCCTCGCGGGCCGGAGCGGGCAACCCCACGGCGGCGAAGGCGGCAAGGAAGCTGTCGAGGATGTCGTCGAGCGAGTCGACGAGCGTGCCGTCGAGGTCGAACACGATGGCGGGTCTCTCGGTCATGCCGCGAGTATCGCAGACGCTCCCGCGCCAGCGTGGGGCGTCACGCGCGAGAGCCTGGCCGGACTCGCCGCCGCGCGCCGGCGAGTCGCCGGCGGGTCGCCGACCTCAGTGCCGCAGGTAGGCGACGGTCACGCCGTGGCCGCCCTCGTAGGGGACGGCGTCCTCGAAGCGCTCGACCGTCCTGTCGGACTTCAGGTAGTTGCGCACCGCGTCGCGGAGCGTGCCCGTGCCCTTCCCGTGCAGGATGCGCACCGACTCGAGCTTCATGGCGTGCGCCTCCAGCAGGAAGTCGCGGAGCAGCTCCAGCCCGGCCTCGACGCGCTCCCCGCGCAGGTTCAGCTCGGCCGGCAGGGCAGGGGCGGCCGGGGCGACGGGCCGCTGCTTGCCCTGCGTCGAGGGCTTCACCGCCACCGGCCGGCAGTCGCCGGCGTCGACCTCGACCTTGACGAGACCGAGCTGCACCACGAGGTGGTCGCCGCGCCGCTCCAGGACCGGGCCCTCCGCGCCGTAACTCTCGACGAACACGCGCGCGCCGAGCGCGAACGGGTCCTCTGCCGGGGCGGCGGCCCGGGCGGCGGCGCTCGCACCTCGCGGCGCCGCGTCGGCGCCGCTTCGCGCGCCCTGCGCCACGGCCCGCGCCTGGCGCCTGAGCTTGCCGATCTCCTCCAGGGCGCGTGAGCGCGAGGTCGGCTCCTCGCGCGCGCTCCGCTTGAGGCGCGCCGCCTGCTGCATGGTGTCCTTCAGCAGCTCGTCGGCGCGCTGGGCGGCCGCGGCCATGAGCGCGGCCTCCCCCGCCCGCAGCCTGGCGATCTGGTCGCGTAGCAGCTCCGCCTCGCTCACGGCGCGGTCGTTGGCCGCACGCGCCGCGGCCAGTTCCCGCTCGAGCTCCTCCCTGCGGTCCTCGAGCGCCAAGAGGAGGCCCTCGAGGCGCTCCCCCTCCGGCCCGAGCAGGTCGGCCGCCCGCGCCAACAGGCGCCCGTCCAGGCCGAGCCGTTCGGCGATGGCGAGGGCGTAGCTGCGCCCCGGTTGCCCCATCACGAGCTGGTAGGTGGGCGCCAGCGCCTCGAGGTCGAAGCGCATGGCGCCGTTGACCACGCCGGGCGTCTCGGAGGCGAAGACCTTCAAGGGCGCGAGGTGCGTGGTGATGAGGCCGCGCGCGCCGGAGGCGACGATCCGCTCGAGGATGGCCTGTGAGAGCGCGGCGCCCTCGTCGGGGTCGGTGCCAGAGCCGAGCTCGTCGACCAGCACCAGCGTGTGCTCGTCGGCCGACTCCGTTATGGCGCGGAGGTTCTTCAGGTGACCCGCGTAGGTGCTGAGGCTCGCCTCGATGCTCTGTTCGTCGCCGATGTCGCAGAGTAGGGCGCTGACGCGCGGCAGGAGCGGCGGCGTGGCCGCGTCGGCCGCGACGAAGAGGCCCGCGTAGGCCATCGCGGCCGCCACGCCCACCGTCTTGATGAGCACCGTCTTGCCGCCGGCGTTCGGGCCGGTGACGACCAGGAGCCGCTGGTCGGCATCGAGGTCGATGTCGTTCGGCACGCACCCCTGCACGAGGGGGTGGCGGGCGCCCCTCAGCCGCACCCGCCCGGCGGGATCGAAGGCGGGTCGCGCGAGGCGCCAGTCCTCGGCGAGGCGCGCACTGGCGTTGACGAGGTCGAGCTGCGCGACCACCTCCAGGCTCCCGTCGAGGCGCGGCTCGTCGGCGAGCCGCCTGCCGAGCGCGAGGAGGATGCGCCGCACCTCGTCGCGCTCCTCCATCTCGAGTAGCGCCAGCTCGTTGTTCAGGTCCACGACGGAGGCCGGCTCGATGAAGACGGTGGCGCCGGAGTCGGAGCGGTCGAGCGCCAGCCCCGGTACCCTACCCTGGT
This genomic window contains:
- a CDS encoding Smr/MutS family protein, translating into MLASAPTLEKLSFDRVRSALAERTATFMGGELALALVPHQGEAAAERALDRVQEVADGGYLALGGIEDVRPLVRRVREGHMLSGQEVLSVAYTLDGAATLRRAILTSERAALGELALEIGTFDGVLRLVREQLDPDGNVRDDATPKLYDIRRRLNPMRGRIRERLTRLLEQYAEYVQDPIITLRRERYVIPIRANHQGRVPGLALDRSDSGATVFIEPASVVDLNNELALLEMEERDEVRRILLALGRRLADEPRLDGSLEVVAQLDLVNASARLAEDWRLARPAFDPAGRVRLRGARHPLVQGCVPNDIDLDADQRLLVVTGPNAGGKTVLIKTVGVAAAMAYAGLFVAADAATPPLLPRVSALLCDIGDEQSIEASLSTYAGHLKNLRAITESADEHTLVLVDELGSGTDPDEGAALSQAILERIVASGARGLITTHLAPLKVFASETPGVVNGAMRFDLEALAPTYQLVMGQPGRSYALAIAERLGLDGRLLARAADLLGPEGERLEGLLLALEDRREELERELAAARAANDRAVSEAELLRDQIARLRAGEAALMAAAAQRADELLKDTMQQAARLKRSAREEPTSRSRALEEIGKLRRQARAVAQGARSGADAAPRGASAAARAAAPAEDPFALGARVFVESYGAEGPVLERRGDHLVVQLGLVKVEVDAGDCRPVAVKPSTQGKQRPVAPAAPALPAELNLRGERVEAGLELLRDFLLEAHAMKLESVRILHGKGTGTLRDAVRNYLKSDRTVERFEDAVPYEGGHGVTVAYLRH
- a CDS encoding HAD family hydrolase, encoding MTERPAIVFDLDGTLVDSLDDILDSFLAAFAAVGLPAPAREAARALVGRPLGEMYAPFAPAARLPELAAAYRARYARHLVDRTRVFPEVAQLLAELGRRGYARVVATTKRPDSARELVAAVGLAPLLDHVQGTEGFPAKPAPDVILRGLAAVGRPGAWMVGDTVADLQAGRAAGLKTYAVTWGTHDAATLAAADPDALEPTLAPLLDLLERLTG
- a CDS encoding peptidoglycan DD-metalloendopeptidase family protein, translating into MRILVAVAAVAAVLVVAGAALWALGVGPFERAPKEPPRPSLFDAGVVADPAAVSAAIAAGADLHARDADGYTALMAAVRGNAPTATLDALLAAGAGIDDVTANGSTALMLAAAAGTPAQVIHLLNAGADPTRVDVEGRHAAELARQNATVRTSGVFPRLVEAAERPFRAGWPSGYVVPVTGATISSRRSHLPGAPRAYRNGYHEGFDFYNGTVSVDIGYGTPILAVADGVVVRADHDYVENDQAAYDALIAEASRGLDTPPDVLDRLRGRQVWVRHAGGFVTRYAHLAAVAEGATVGSAVRQGDVIGTTGNSGTIEAAQGTHDDPHPHVEVWRPDGTFLGSGMEPEEIWALAAQVFGTAALPPYHD
- a CDS encoding TIGR00730 family Rossman fold protein, producing the protein MNGFEKQYVIDALAEDTWRMFRIIGEFVQGFEEMADVGKAVTVFGSARLKPDTELYDKARSLGRALAKDGYTMLTGGGPGIMEAANRGAMDEGGRSMGLNIDLPHEQAPNPYQTDTLKFKYFFVRKVMLVKYSTAFVVFPGGFGTIDELFEALTLIQTHKIKPFPVYLVGVEFWRGLLQWLQGTLQRAGTISEGDLHLFKVVDDVSTIPAEIEAYYRNSSMGGFNLPW